The Euphorbia lathyris chromosome 2, ddEupLath1.1, whole genome shotgun sequence genome includes a window with the following:
- the LOC136220302 gene encoding peroxidase N1-like, with amino-acid sequence MEIIATCFTYITVFLLLFICIGGSPAEGQGTRVGFYSRTCPRAEVIVRSTVQTHFRSSPAIAPGLLRMHFHDCFVQGCDGSVLIDGPNTEKSAIQNSGLNGYNVIDDAKSQLEAVCPGIVSCADILALAARDSVVLTSGRTWQVPTGRRDGRISLQSEANGLPGFRTSVADQTKMFTDRGLNAQDLVALVGGHTIGTTSCALFSYRLYNTTTSVSDPSINSAFLPQLQTLCPESGDGENRVALDTGSQNRFDSSFFTNLINGRGILESDQKLWTDASTRPFVQRFSTARGNFNVEFARSMVKMSNIGVKTGIQGEIRRICSAIN; translated from the exons ATGGAGATTATTGCTACCTGTTTCACCTACATTACTGTATTCTTGTTGCTCTTCATTTGCATTGGTGGCAGCCCTGCAGAAGGGCAAGGGACTCGTGTTGGGTTCTATTCTAGAACATGTCCACGAGCTGAAGTCATCGTACGCTCAACTGTCCAGACTCATTTCAGGTCTAGTCCTGCAATTGCACCTGGTTTGTTAAGGATGCATTTCCATGATTGCTTCGTTCAAGGTTGCGATGGTTCTGTCCTAATTGATGGACCCAACACTGAGAAATCTGCCATTCAAAATAGTGGTTTGAATGGTTACAATGTTATTGATGATGCTAAGTCACAGCTTGAAGCAGTTTGTCCTGGAATTGTTTCTTGCGCTGATATTCTCGCACTTGCTGCTCGTGATTCTGTTGTTCTT ACAAGTGGACGAACTTGGCAAGTTCCTACTGGACGTAGAGATGGACGAATCTCATTGCAATCTGAAGCTAATGGTTTGCCTGGATTTAGAACCTCCGTAGCTGACCAAACCAAAATGTTTACTGATAGGGGTCTCAACGCTCAAGACCTTGTCGCACTTGTTG GAGGACATACAATTGGAACAACATCATGTGCACTGTTCAGTTACAGATTATACAATACTACTACATCTGTTTCAGATCCTTCAATAAATTCAGCATTCCTTCCTCAATTACAGACTCTGTGTCCCGAGAGTGGAGATGGAGAGAATCGGGTAGCATTAGATACTGGTAGTCAAAATAGATTTGATTCTTCATTTTTCACCAATCTTATAAATGGCAGAGGAATTCTTGAGTCTGATCAGAAACTGTGGACTGATGCTTCAACTAGACCATTTGTACAACGTTTTTCTACTGCTCGAGGAAatttcaatgttgagtttgcaAGATCAATGGTTAAGATGAGTAACATTGGCGTCAAGACAGGAATCCAGGGTGAAATTAGAAGAATTTGTTCTGCAATAAATTGA